One part of the Sneathia vaginalis genome encodes these proteins:
- the gyrB gene encoding DNA topoisomerase (ATP-hydrolyzing) subunit B encodes MENKNYGSDDITVLEGLEAVRKRPGMYIGTTSSRGLHHLVWETVDNSIDEALAGYCDTIIVRMLEDNYIEVEDNGRGIPIDMHKTGRPTLEVVMTILHAGGKFNDKNYTYSGGLHGVGVSVVNALSTNLIATVTRDGKIVRQTFSKGKPTTDCTQIGTASLDKHGTIIRFRPDEEIFEEVLFEYNILKERLKELAYLNTGLKIILRDERDLESIKEEVFHFEGGIKDYVGELISDDKVISPIIYMKDNAKITGGKIVEVEIALAYRENTQAIVEHSFVNNINTYDGGTHVQGFRTALTRTVNDVAKKLNLLKDKKDENLQGSDVREGIVSVINIKFPEPQFESQTKSKLGSSEAQSAVSSVVNNKLKLYLEDHPKEATAIIEKMIISKKAREAAKNARNNILRKNPLEIGSLPGKLADCSSKKSEECEIYIVEGDSAGGSAKQGRDRKIQAILPLRGKILNVEKAVLHKMLENNEIKAMVTAFGTNIGDNFDISKLRYGKIIIMTDADVDGAHIRTLMLTFFFRYLRELINQGHIYIAQPPLYKVQVAKKIKYAYSDDELKKITGVLEEESKKYTIQRYKGLGEMNPEQLWETTMDPENRTLLKVTLENASYADKMFNILMGDKVEPRRQFIEEHAKHVKNLDI; translated from the coding sequence ATGGAAAATAAAAATTATGGTTCAGATGACATAACTGTCCTTGAGGGATTAGAAGCTGTTAGAAAAAGACCAGGTATGTATATAGGAACAACATCATCAAGAGGTTTACATCATCTAGTGTGGGAAACAGTAGATAATAGTATAGATGAAGCATTAGCTGGCTATTGTGATACTATAATTGTTAGAATGTTAGAAGATAATTACATAGAAGTTGAAGATAATGGACGTGGTATTCCTATTGATATGCATAAGACTGGTAGACCAACACTTGAAGTAGTAATGACAATACTTCATGCTGGTGGGAAGTTTAATGACAAAAATTACACTTACTCAGGTGGACTACATGGAGTAGGAGTTTCTGTAGTTAATGCGTTATCAACAAATTTGATTGCAACTGTTACAAGAGATGGAAAAATAGTAAGACAAACATTTTCAAAAGGTAAGCCTACTACAGATTGTACACAAATAGGTACAGCAAGTCTTGATAAACATGGGACAATAATCAGATTTAGACCTGATGAAGAAATATTTGAAGAAGTTCTATTTGAATATAATATACTAAAAGAAAGATTAAAAGAACTAGCATATCTTAATACAGGATTAAAGATAATATTAAGAGATGAAAGAGATTTAGAAAGCATAAAAGAAGAAGTATTCCATTTTGAAGGTGGAATAAAAGATTATGTTGGAGAATTAATTAGTGATGATAAGGTAATATCACCAATAATCTACATGAAAGATAATGCAAAAATAACTGGTGGTAAGATTGTTGAAGTTGAAATAGCTCTTGCTTATAGAGAAAATACACAAGCAATAGTGGAACACTCATTTGTAAATAATATTAATACATATGATGGTGGTACACATGTTCAAGGATTTAGAACAGCTTTAACAAGAACAGTTAATGATGTTGCAAAGAAATTAAATTTACTAAAAGATAAAAAAGATGAAAATCTACAAGGTTCAGATGTTAGAGAAGGTATCGTTAGTGTTATAAACATAAAATTCCCTGAACCACAATTTGAAAGTCAAACAAAATCAAAATTAGGAAGTAGTGAAGCTCAATCAGCAGTTTCTAGTGTAGTTAATAATAAATTAAAACTATACTTAGAAGACCATCCTAAAGAAGCAACAGCTATAATAGAAAAGATGATAATATCTAAAAAAGCTAGAGAAGCTGCAAAAAATGCAAGAAACAACATATTAAGAAAAAATCCATTAGAAATAGGGTCACTACCAGGTAAGTTAGCAGATTGTTCATCTAAAAAGAGTGAAGAATGCGAAATTTACATAGTCGAAGGAGATTCAGCTGGTGGATCAGCTAAACAAGGAAGAGATAGAAAAATTCAAGCTATACTACCACTTAGAGGTAAGATATTAAATGTTGAAAAAGCTGTATTACATAAGATGCTAGAAAACAATGAAATAAAAGCTATGGTTACAGCATTTGGTACTAATATAGGTGATAATTTTGATATTTCAAAATTAAGATATGGTAAGATAATAATAATGACAGATGCTGATGTTGATGGAGCACATATTAGAACATTGATGTTAACATTCTTCTTTAGATATTTAAGAGAATTAATTAATCAAGGTCATATATATATAGCACAACCACCTTTATACAAAGTACAAGTAGCAAAGAAAATAAAATACGCATATTCAGATGACGAATTAAAGAAAATAACAGGTGTTTTAGAAGAAGAAAGTAAAAAATATACTATACAAAGATATAAAGGGTTAGGAGAAATGAATCCTGAACAATTATGGGAAACAACTATGGATCCAGAAAATAGAACATTACTTAAGGTAACATTAGAAAATGCAAGTTATGCAGACAAGATGTTTAACATATTAATGGGAGATAAAGTAGAGCCAAGAAGACAATTTATAGAAGAACATGCAAAACATGTTAAAAACTTGGATATTTAG